Proteins from one Candidatus Margulisiibacteriota bacterium genomic window:
- a CDS encoding sugar phosphate isomerase/epimerase: MADIKLGINTGFALNRYSAPEDWTRVVGRELGLKYVQLTADLINPSLPDKIVASQIKKIRHECRKNSVVVAHTFTGAFTRVNHLAHPDEKIAKYWLGWFKRFVDISVALEAESLGSHFGIFSVPTMDNATRRREVFARCVEHWQSIAAYAKKQGLKYLTWEPMSIPREMGETIAETRRIQLAVNDGSALPIRLCLDVDHGDVASRDPRDTDPYAWIAEFGRDAPLIHIKQSLIDKGGHWPFLPDKNKAGKIKPQKVLRAINDSGARDVLLLLELSFREREPYESRVLRDLRTSVKYWQPFVAVK, translated from the coding sequence ATGGCTGACATCAAGCTGGGAATAAATACCGGGTTTGCGCTCAACCGCTATTCGGCGCCGGAAGACTGGACAAGAGTGGTCGGCCGGGAATTAGGCCTCAAATACGTGCAGTTGACAGCTGATCTTATCAATCCCTCTCTGCCGGATAAAATAGTCGCCAGTCAGATAAAAAAGATCCGTCACGAATGTCGGAAGAACAGCGTGGTGGTAGCTCACACCTTTACCGGCGCCTTTACTCGCGTCAATCACTTGGCCCATCCCGACGAAAAAATAGCGAAGTACTGGCTGGGGTGGTTCAAGCGGTTCGTCGATATCTCCGTAGCGCTGGAAGCGGAAAGCCTGGGAAGCCATTTTGGGATCTTCAGCGTGCCGACGATGGATAACGCCACCAGACGGCGGGAAGTATTTGCTCGTTGCGTGGAGCACTGGCAGTCGATCGCGGCCTACGCCAAAAAGCAGGGGTTAAAATACCTGACCTGGGAGCCGATGTCCATTCCGAGAGAAATGGGCGAGACGATTGCGGAAACGAGGCGGATCCAGCTGGCCGTGAACGATGGGTCAGCCTTGCCGATTAGACTGTGCCTGGACGTGGACCATGGGGATGTCGCCTCGCGCGATCCCCGGGATACCGATCCTTATGCCTGGATCGCCGAATTCGGCAGGGACGCGCCGTTGATCCACATCAAACAAAGCCTGATCGATAAAGGAGGGCACTGGCCGTTCCTTCCGGATAAGAATAAAGCGGGGAAGATCAAGCCGCAAAAAGTGCTCCGCGCCATCAATGATTCGGGAGCGCGCGACGTTTTGCTTTTGCTGGAGTTAAGTTTCCGGGAACGAGAGCCATATGAAAGCCGGGTGCTACGGGACTTGCGGACGTCGGTCAAGTACTGGCAGCCCTTTGTCGCGGTGAAATAA
- the rpe gene encoding ribulose-phosphate 3-epimerase, whose protein sequence is MKKVKISASIICADWLNMGKSLTELTAEGIDYIHYDIMDGFFAPTYTIGTDIIRQIRDNTQIPSDFHLMVEEPARIFQRFTPKAEDIFSIHYEACRNLHRDLMAIRSFGCKTGVVLNPATNLEALDYIIDDVDIITIMTVNPGYTGQKLVPQTIQKIKRLKDKIDTSGLNIELEVDGNVNAENIPKMVGAGADILVGGSSGLFIKDMSLTESVARMKTYIDEGLKLRGQNG, encoded by the coding sequence ATGAAGAAAGTGAAAATATCCGCTTCAATCATCTGTGCCGACTGGCTGAACATGGGCAAGTCGCTGACCGAATTGACAGCCGAGGGGATCGATTATATCCATTATGACATTATGGATGGATTTTTCGCGCCGACCTATACTATCGGGACCGATATTATCCGGCAGATCAGGGATAATACCCAGATCCCGTCGGATTTTCATCTGATGGTCGAAGAACCGGCCAGAATATTCCAGCGCTTTACGCCCAAGGCCGAGGATATTTTTTCCATCCACTACGAAGCTTGCCGTAATTTGCACCGGGACCTGATGGCCATCCGCAGTTTCGGTTGCAAGACGGGGGTCGTGCTTAACCCGGCGACGAACCTGGAAGCGCTTGATTACATTATTGATGACGTCGACATTATTACCATTATGACGGTGAACCCCGGTTATACGGGACAGAAACTGGTTCCGCAGACGATCCAAAAGATCAAACGGCTGAAAGATAAGATCGACACTTCCGGCTTGAATATCGAACTGGAAGTGGACGGGAATGTGAATGCCGAGAATATCCCCAAAATGGTTGGGGCAGGCGCGGATATCCTGGTCGGCGGCTCATCGGGGTTATTCATCAAGGATATGTCTCTGACCGAATCGGTCGCCCGGATGAAAACCTATATTGACGAGGGGCTGAAATTAAGAGGTCAGAATGGCTGA
- a CDS encoding alcohol dehydrogenase catalytic domain-containing protein: MKAAIIKGLGEMSVETIETPRVKDGTVLIKVKTCAVCGSDIRIFESGNDRVRYPAVIGHEIAGEVVAVGAGVSQFKRGDRVAVGADVPCGACDWCRHDMGNCCDENYAMGYQFAGGYAEYCLLEPLVVKHGPVALIPDSVSDDEAAIAEPLACCINGLERAQMQPGKTVLIIGSGPIGTLLVALAKAYGAASVAIAERNPQRLDLAKVYQPDQLILSVQEDLRDRVRQLTAGKGMDIVITACANTDAQEEALGLVAKRGVINFFGGLPRGSRQIRIDSNLIHYRECYVTGSHGSVPRQHKLALDLIAGGKIDVRKIISHSFPLELIAEGFKTVKNLAGMKVVIKP; this comes from the coding sequence ATGAAAGCGGCAATTATCAAAGGATTAGGGGAGATGTCGGTCGAGACAATCGAGACCCCGCGCGTGAAGGACGGCACGGTCCTGATCAAGGTCAAGACCTGCGCCGTTTGCGGTTCGGATATCAGAATCTTTGAGAGCGGCAACGATCGGGTCAGGTATCCGGCGGTGATCGGCCATGAGATCGCCGGTGAGGTCGTTGCGGTCGGTGCCGGTGTTTCACAGTTTAAGCGGGGAGATCGTGTCGCCGTCGGGGCCGACGTCCCCTGCGGCGCTTGTGATTGGTGCCGCCATGATATGGGTAATTGTTGCGACGAGAATTACGCCATGGGCTATCAATTCGCCGGCGGTTACGCCGAATACTGTTTGTTGGAGCCGCTGGTGGTCAAGCACGGGCCGGTCGCGCTAATCCCGGACAGTGTTTCTGACGACGAAGCGGCGATCGCGGAACCGTTGGCCTGCTGCATTAATGGCCTGGAACGGGCCCAGATGCAGCCGGGGAAGACGGTCCTGATCATCGGTAGCGGCCCGATTGGGACGCTCCTGGTAGCTCTGGCGAAAGCTTATGGCGCGGCCTCCGTGGCGATCGCGGAAAGAAATCCGCAACGGCTGGATCTGGCGAAGGTTTACCAGCCTGATCAGCTAATCCTTTCTGTCCAGGAAGATCTTCGGGACCGGGTCCGGCAGCTGACTGCGGGGAAGGGGATGGACATAGTTATTACCGCTTGCGCGAATACTGACGCGCAGGAAGAGGCGTTAGGTCTGGTCGCCAAACGTGGCGTGATCAACTTTTTCGGCGGATTGCCCCGGGGGTCCCGCCAGATCAGAATTGATTCCAATCTCATCCATTATCGGGAATGCTACGTTACCGGGTCCCACGGTTCCGTTCCCCGTCAACATAAACTGGCGCTGGATCTGATCGCCGGCGGGAAGATTGACGTTAGAAAAATAATTAGCCATTCCTTCCCTCTGGAGCTGATCGCCGAAGGATTCAAAACGGTAAAAAACCTGGCGGGGATGAAAGTTGTGATCAAGCCCTAA